The Castanea sativa cultivar Marrone di Chiusa Pesio chromosome 11, ASM4071231v1 genome contains a region encoding:
- the LOC142614843 gene encoding wall-associated receptor kinase-like 2 isoform X1, translated as MESFSFYTLSIVLFLCLSCETTHCQQAYLNNLQLNCTGNPSISKGYLCNGPLQSCKSYVTFRSQPPYDTAKSIADLLGSEASFIASINNVSNIFDSIPAGKLTTVPITCSCSGSIYQYYAHYTAKKSDTYFHIANDTFQGLSTCQALIGQNYYNSEDIPVGTELTVPVRCACPTENQTVNGVISLLDYMVTINDTVSSIAKAFGVSVQSILEANMLSQESIIYPFTPILVPLQSKTCTTNPSSFFCDCPNGYAADGVSCKTDPRKFPVKWIALLGIGIGIGFLGLFLLGYKLYQYLKKRKQRIHKEKLFKQNGGFLLQEKFSSYGSSEKAKIFTAEELQRATDNYNRSRFLGQGGYGTVYKGMLPDGNIVAVKKSKGIDKSQIEQFINEVVILSQINHRNIVKLLGCCLETDYPLLVYEFIPNGTLSQHIHRRDLELSLSWENRIRIACEVAGAVAYMHCAASIPILHRDIKSSNILLDDKYAAKVSDFGTSRAVPDDKTHFTTEVKGTLGYLDPEYFQSSQFTEKSDVYSFGVVLVELLTGEKPISFARDEEERNLVSHFIALTKEDRLHQILQPRVAREASREDTHAIANLAMRCLRLNGKKRPTMKEVSMELEALRKSQKCLENFQEPHLLRDEVSSISIESTRESQEYTEETIISSLEMEFASSILKSD; from the exons ATGGAGAGCTTTTCATTCTACACCCTCTCAATAGTCCTGTTTCTATGTTTGTCTTGTGAAACAACACATTGCCAACAAGCTTACCTGAACAATTTACAGCTCAACTGCACTGGCAACCCTTCTATATCAAAAGGGTACCTATGCAATGGTCCTCTGCAGTCATGCAAATCCTATGTAACTTTCAGGTCCCAACCACCCTATGACACTGCCAAAAGCATTGCCGATTTGCTTGGATCCGAAGCCTCCTTCATTGCTTCAATAAACAATGTCTCAAATATTTTTGACAGCATTCCAGCTGGTAAGTTGACTACAGTTCCAATTACATGCTCATGTTCTGGCTCTATCTACCAGTACTATGCTCATTACACAGCCAAAAAATCAGATACATATTTTCATATAGCGAATGATACTTTCCAAGGCCTTTCCACTTGCCAGGCACTGATTGGTCAAAACTACTATAATAGTGAAGATATTCCGGTGGGCACAGAGCTGACGGTTCCAGTGAGATGTGCATGCCCAACTGAGAATCAGACGGTGAATGGAGTCATCTCCTTGCTCGATTATATGGTGACAATAAATGATACGGTTTCATCAATTGCAAAGGCTTTTGGGGTGAGTGTGCAGAGCATATTAGAGGCAAACATGTTGTCACAGGAAAGCATTATCTATCCATTTACACCTATTCTGGTTCCTCTACAAAGCAAAACTTGCACTACAAATCCGAGTAGTTTCTTTTGCGACTGTCCTAATGGCTATGCCGCAGATGGTGTCAGCTGCAAGACTGATCCTAGAAAGTTTCCTGTCAAATGGATTGCTCTATTAG GTATTGGCATTGGCATCGGATTCTTGGGTCTATTTCTTTTAGGCTACAAGTTATATCAGTacctaaagaaaagaaaacaaagaattcATAAGGAAAAATTGTTCAAGCAAAATGGTGGCTTCTTGTTACAAGAAAAATTCTCATCTTATGGAAGTAGTGAGAAAGCAAAGATATTCACTGCAGAGGAACTGCAAAGGGCAACAGACAACTACAACAGAAGCAGATTTCTTGGTCAAGGAGGCTATGGCACAGTTTATAAAGGAATGTTACCTGATGGCAACATAGTTGCAGTCAAGAAGTCGAAAGGAATCGATAAAAGCCAAATTGAGCAATTCATTAATGAAGTTGTCATTCTTTCCCAAATCAATCATAGAAACATAGTCAAATTATTGGGTTGTTGTTTGGAGACCGACTATCCATTACTTGTTTATGAATTCATTCCTAATGGAACCCTTTCCCAACATATCCATCGGCGAGACCTTGAATTATCACTTTCATGGGAGAACCGCATTAGAATTGCATGTGAAGTTGCTGGAGCAGTAGCATATATGCATTGTGCAGCTTCAATCCCCATCCTTCATCGAGACATCAAATCTTCCAACATTCTCTTGGATGATAAGTATGCTGCCAAAGTGTCAGACTTTGGTACATCAAGAGCAGTCCCGGATGATAAAACTCACTTCACCACAGAAGTAAAAGGAACTTTGGGGTACTTGGACCCAGAGTACTTCCAATCAAGTCAATTCACAGAAAAAAGTGATGTATATAGCTTTGGAGTTGTGCTTGTAGAGCTTCTAACTGGGGAAAAACCAATTTCTTTTGCgagagatgaagaagaaagaaatctTGTTTCGCACTTCATTGCATTGACAAAGGAGGATAGACTGCATCAGATTTTACAACCTCGAGTTGCTAGAGAAGCAAGTAGAGAGGATACTCATGCTATTGCAAACCTGGCAATGAGATGTTTGAGATTGAATGGAAAAAAGCGGCCTACAATGAAAGAGGTTTCAATGGAGCTGGAAGCTTTGAGAAAATCTCAAAAATGCTTAGAGAATTTCCAAGAGCCTCATTTATTGAGAGATGAAGTATCATCCATATCCATAGAAAGCACAAGGGAGAGCCAAGAATATACGGAGGAAACGATCATCTCTTCCCTAGAAATGGAGTTTGCATCATCAATCTTGAAATCAGATTGA
- the LOC142614843 gene encoding putative wall-associated receptor kinase-like 16 isoform X2, with protein sequence MESFSFYTLSIVLFLCLSCETTHCQQAYLNNLQLNCTGNPSISKGYLCNGPLQSCKSYVTFRSQPPYDTAKSIADLLGSEASFIASINNVSNIFDSIPAGLSTCQALIGQNYYNSEDIPVGTELTVPVRCACPTENQTVNGVISLLDYMVTINDTVSSIAKAFGVSVQSILEANMLSQESIIYPFTPILVPLQSKTCTTNPSSFFCDCPNGYAADGVSCKTDPRKFPVKWIALLGIGIGIGFLGLFLLGYKLYQYLKKRKQRIHKEKLFKQNGGFLLQEKFSSYGSSEKAKIFTAEELQRATDNYNRSRFLGQGGYGTVYKGMLPDGNIVAVKKSKGIDKSQIEQFINEVVILSQINHRNIVKLLGCCLETDYPLLVYEFIPNGTLSQHIHRRDLELSLSWENRIRIACEVAGAVAYMHCAASIPILHRDIKSSNILLDDKYAAKVSDFGTSRAVPDDKTHFTTEVKGTLGYLDPEYFQSSQFTEKSDVYSFGVVLVELLTGEKPISFARDEEERNLVSHFIALTKEDRLHQILQPRVAREASREDTHAIANLAMRCLRLNGKKRPTMKEVSMELEALRKSQKCLENFQEPHLLRDEVSSISIESTRESQEYTEETIISSLEMEFASSILKSD encoded by the exons ATGGAGAGCTTTTCATTCTACACCCTCTCAATAGTCCTGTTTCTATGTTTGTCTTGTGAAACAACACATTGCCAACAAGCTTACCTGAACAATTTACAGCTCAACTGCACTGGCAACCCTTCTATATCAAAAGGGTACCTATGCAATGGTCCTCTGCAGTCATGCAAATCCTATGTAACTTTCAGGTCCCAACCACCCTATGACACTGCCAAAAGCATTGCCGATTTGCTTGGATCCGAAGCCTCCTTCATTGCTTCAATAAACAATGTCTCAAATATTTTTGACAGCATTCCAGCTG GCCTTTCCACTTGCCAGGCACTGATTGGTCAAAACTACTATAATAGTGAAGATATTCCGGTGGGCACAGAGCTGACGGTTCCAGTGAGATGTGCATGCCCAACTGAGAATCAGACGGTGAATGGAGTCATCTCCTTGCTCGATTATATGGTGACAATAAATGATACGGTTTCATCAATTGCAAAGGCTTTTGGGGTGAGTGTGCAGAGCATATTAGAGGCAAACATGTTGTCACAGGAAAGCATTATCTATCCATTTACACCTATTCTGGTTCCTCTACAAAGCAAAACTTGCACTACAAATCCGAGTAGTTTCTTTTGCGACTGTCCTAATGGCTATGCCGCAGATGGTGTCAGCTGCAAGACTGATCCTAGAAAGTTTCCTGTCAAATGGATTGCTCTATTAG GTATTGGCATTGGCATCGGATTCTTGGGTCTATTTCTTTTAGGCTACAAGTTATATCAGTacctaaagaaaagaaaacaaagaattcATAAGGAAAAATTGTTCAAGCAAAATGGTGGCTTCTTGTTACAAGAAAAATTCTCATCTTATGGAAGTAGTGAGAAAGCAAAGATATTCACTGCAGAGGAACTGCAAAGGGCAACAGACAACTACAACAGAAGCAGATTTCTTGGTCAAGGAGGCTATGGCACAGTTTATAAAGGAATGTTACCTGATGGCAACATAGTTGCAGTCAAGAAGTCGAAAGGAATCGATAAAAGCCAAATTGAGCAATTCATTAATGAAGTTGTCATTCTTTCCCAAATCAATCATAGAAACATAGTCAAATTATTGGGTTGTTGTTTGGAGACCGACTATCCATTACTTGTTTATGAATTCATTCCTAATGGAACCCTTTCCCAACATATCCATCGGCGAGACCTTGAATTATCACTTTCATGGGAGAACCGCATTAGAATTGCATGTGAAGTTGCTGGAGCAGTAGCATATATGCATTGTGCAGCTTCAATCCCCATCCTTCATCGAGACATCAAATCTTCCAACATTCTCTTGGATGATAAGTATGCTGCCAAAGTGTCAGACTTTGGTACATCAAGAGCAGTCCCGGATGATAAAACTCACTTCACCACAGAAGTAAAAGGAACTTTGGGGTACTTGGACCCAGAGTACTTCCAATCAAGTCAATTCACAGAAAAAAGTGATGTATATAGCTTTGGAGTTGTGCTTGTAGAGCTTCTAACTGGGGAAAAACCAATTTCTTTTGCgagagatgaagaagaaagaaatctTGTTTCGCACTTCATTGCATTGACAAAGGAGGATAGACTGCATCAGATTTTACAACCTCGAGTTGCTAGAGAAGCAAGTAGAGAGGATACTCATGCTATTGCAAACCTGGCAATGAGATGTTTGAGATTGAATGGAAAAAAGCGGCCTACAATGAAAGAGGTTTCAATGGAGCTGGAAGCTTTGAGAAAATCTCAAAAATGCTTAGAGAATTTCCAAGAGCCTCATTTATTGAGAGATGAAGTATCATCCATATCCATAGAAAGCACAAGGGAGAGCCAAGAATATACGGAGGAAACGATCATCTCTTCCCTAGAAATGGAGTTTGCATCATCAATCTTGAAATCAGATTGA